The following proteins come from a genomic window of Gimesia chilikensis:
- a CDS encoding CehA/McbA family metallohydrolase, which yields MVLRLLPAALLTVLLLVIPAKNSLLAAESVEVVDVEGQPLGANVKRLISALDYLGAPLSDELVQKLTVASEQRNARQIQKLLDPEVLCVVSLNPEVRTKVARGPAQAVLQQGGFTPFLIKVINQSTVTRQLQISSPQAGAVYSGAALNSLKRQAQTELNQNENKQSASDRFLEVELFQASPMTVRLSGLECEYVLALIYCHESGKREATLGFDVGAGTQDIGFRGEVPILFTVKKAIPVKLAIRDFDGKPTAARLQFRDQQKRVYPLQAKRLAPDFFFQPQIYRQDGETVLLPAGELEMEYSRGPEYQRLTRKISVSASEPQTVEVNLQRWLNPRDYGFYSGDHHIHAAGCAHYDNPTKGVTPLDMFKQVKGEGLNVGCVLTWGPCFDVQRQFFSSSADRVSEPLTILKYDLEISGFGSAALGHVCLLNLQNQTYPGTLGTVKGWPSWTVPVLRWCKEQGGVTGYPHSALRVNPPQAAIRMINDLDRDQSESINADEAGQGLLPKTFASIDEDGDGQLNEQELTRALEQSADELPNLAVPEMNGGGAMEICVSTAEGVCDFVSAMDTERIPEWNTWYHILNCGYPLKVSGETDFPCMSSRRVGQGRVYVNLGDVDEVDFPEWCRGIQQGRSYVSDGYAHALEFQVGGQSPGFEEVQLKEPGKVEVTAKVAFASETPRAVAYGLLDPPEGKRAVGDTRVLHAPRNSEYVTGGERLVEIVRNGEVVARKKVPADGQVHDLKFTVPVSQSSWIALRQFPQLHTNPVNVIVDQRPIRASRESALWCAETIKLLWKNRHQKIAERERPAAEETYQRAIQSYLKRAQEATP from the coding sequence ATGGTTTTGCGATTGCTGCCTGCTGCGCTGCTGACTGTTTTGTTGCTGGTTATACCAGCCAAGAATTCCCTGCTGGCAGCCGAATCCGTGGAGGTGGTTGACGTCGAAGGTCAGCCGCTGGGGGCCAATGTTAAACGACTGATTTCTGCCCTGGATTATCTGGGAGCCCCACTGTCTGACGAGCTGGTGCAAAAACTGACTGTCGCCAGCGAACAGCGCAACGCGCGACAGATTCAGAAACTGCTCGACCCCGAAGTCCTGTGTGTGGTCTCGCTGAATCCCGAAGTCCGAACCAAAGTCGCTCGGGGACCTGCACAAGCAGTGCTCCAGCAGGGGGGCTTCACGCCTTTTCTGATCAAAGTGATCAATCAGAGTACGGTGACCCGTCAGTTACAGATCTCCAGTCCGCAGGCAGGTGCCGTCTATTCGGGAGCTGCGTTGAACAGTCTGAAACGGCAGGCGCAAACCGAACTCAATCAGAACGAGAATAAACAGTCGGCCTCGGATCGCTTTCTGGAAGTCGAACTGTTCCAGGCCAGTCCCATGACGGTTCGTCTGAGTGGGCTGGAATGCGAATATGTACTCGCTTTGATTTATTGCCATGAATCGGGCAAACGGGAAGCAACCCTCGGCTTTGATGTCGGGGCCGGCACTCAGGACATCGGATTTCGCGGGGAAGTTCCGATTCTGTTTACCGTGAAAAAGGCAATTCCCGTGAAACTCGCGATCCGGGATTTCGATGGCAAACCGACTGCAGCGCGACTGCAGTTCCGCGATCAACAGAAGCGGGTTTACCCACTACAGGCCAAACGACTGGCTCCCGATTTTTTCTTTCAGCCACAAATTTATCGACAGGACGGCGAAACCGTTCTCTTGCCAGCCGGTGAATTGGAAATGGAATATAGCCGCGGTCCCGAATACCAGCGACTGACTCGAAAGATTTCTGTTTCTGCCTCAGAACCGCAGACCGTAGAAGTCAATCTGCAGCGCTGGTTGAATCCGCGCGATTATGGATTCTATTCCGGGGATCATCATATTCACGCAGCTGGTTGTGCCCACTACGATAATCCGACCAAGGGTGTCACTCCGTTGGATATGTTCAAGCAGGTCAAAGGGGAAGGGCTGAACGTCGGCTGCGTGCTGACCTGGGGGCCCTGCTTTGATGTGCAAAGACAGTTTTTTTCATCCTCAGCCGATCGTGTCAGTGAGCCATTGACGATTTTGAAATATGATCTGGAGATCAGCGGCTTCGGATCGGCCGCCCTGGGTCATGTCTGTCTCTTGAATCTGCAGAATCAGACCTATCCCGGCACCCTCGGAACGGTCAAAGGCTGGCCCAGTTGGACGGTGCCTGTCCTAAGGTGGTGTAAGGAGCAGGGGGGCGTCACCGGCTACCCCCATTCGGCACTGCGGGTGAATCCACCCCAGGCGGCGATCAGAATGATCAATGATCTGGATCGGGATCAGTCTGAATCGATCAACGCGGATGAAGCCGGCCAGGGCCTGTTACCAAAAACGTTCGCATCGATTGACGAAGACGGTGATGGCCAGCTCAATGAACAGGAACTGACACGCGCACTGGAACAGTCTGCTGATGAATTACCGAACCTGGCAGTACCCGAGATGAACGGGGGAGGTGCCATGGAAATCTGTGTCAGCACTGCTGAAGGTGTCTGCGACTTCGTGAGTGCCATGGATACCGAACGGATTCCGGAGTGGAATACCTGGTACCACATTTTGAATTGTGGTTATCCCCTCAAAGTCAGCGGAGAAACCGACTTTCCCTGTATGAGCAGTCGGCGGGTCGGCCAGGGACGCGTCTACGTAAATCTGGGGGATGTCGATGAAGTCGATTTTCCGGAGTGGTGTCGGGGAATTCAACAGGGGCGGTCCTATGTTTCAGACGGCTATGCGCACGCACTGGAATTTCAGGTCGGTGGCCAGTCCCCCGGCTTTGAGGAAGTCCAGCTGAAAGAACCGGGGAAGGTAGAAGTCACTGCGAAGGTCGCGTTTGCCTCAGAGACTCCCCGAGCGGTCGCCTATGGTCTGCTGGATCCCCCCGAGGGAAAACGGGCTGTGGGAGACACGCGTGTCCTGCACGCACCGCGTAATTCCGAATACGTCACCGGGGGCGAGCGGCTGGTAGAGATCGTGAGGAACGGCGAAGTGGTCGCGCGAAAGAAAGTGCCCGCCGACGGTCAGGTGCATGACCTGAAGTTCACGGTTCCCGTGTCACAGAGTAGCTGGATTGCGTTGCGCCAGTTTCCCCAGTTGCATACCAATCCAGTGAATGTGATTGTGGATCAACGTCCGATTCGCGCATCACGGGAAAGTGCACTCTGGTGTGCGGAAACAATCAAATTACTCTGGAAGAACCGTCATCAGAAAATCGCAGAGCGCGAACGACCCGCAGCTGAAGAAACCTATCAGCGGGCCATCCAGAGTTATCTCAAACGGGCGCAGGAAGCGACCCCGTAA
- a CDS encoding CehA/McbA family metallohydrolase: MRLLRTPLACTLILLLCWWYSPANADLALLQIPDKAASAASATENSEICQITLKLTETPSGQQQVIAGMLRIRDAQGNLIPLPELLNRGTGVNSRPESERAGIHSWSVIPGAGQLSVPRSRLTLEAFSGLATELTRTEIDLAGKSSAEITLKLKRFANLSPEWKTANTHLHLMKLSREECDRYLQQIPAADRLDLVFVSYLERAIADKTYISNRYSQQDLQELSRSAGVQFGWGEEHRHNSTGYDEGYGHVMLLDIQRLIQPVSIGPGIMKQGTDGIPLARGIRSALADQATVVWCHNAWGLESTPNFLAGRVHALNIFDGGTRSTYEDSFYRYLNAGCQVPFSTGTDWFQYDFSRVYARLQEPVTPASWLESLRSGRTFITNGPLLDLHINGKSVGDQLELSPGQNRVTIQATGRGRLDFQKLELIHNGKVIQTQSTKPVGKHFEARLDLNLEIDEPGWIAVRTPSPSVPQDPQRQQQTPLNEYGRELFAHTSPIYLKWNGQAHFDLTQARAFLTEMQQNRKKIASQFLFADPQERAAVLDVYSDAIEGLQNRLNSP; the protein is encoded by the coding sequence ATGCGACTGCTTCGAACCCCGCTTGCGTGCACTCTGATCCTGCTGCTCTGTTGGTGGTACAGCCCCGCGAATGCGGATCTGGCCCTGCTGCAGATTCCGGATAAAGCAGCTTCCGCTGCATCAGCAACAGAGAACTCAGAAATCTGCCAGATCACACTGAAACTTACCGAAACCCCGTCAGGTCAGCAGCAGGTCATAGCAGGCATGCTGCGAATTCGGGACGCTCAAGGAAATCTGATTCCGCTCCCGGAGCTGCTGAATCGGGGAACCGGAGTGAACTCCCGCCCGGAATCTGAACGAGCCGGGATTCACAGCTGGTCCGTGATCCCCGGCGCAGGTCAGTTATCCGTCCCTCGTTCCCGACTGACGCTGGAAGCCTTCTCCGGTCTCGCCACAGAACTCACTCGAACGGAAATCGATCTCGCAGGGAAGTCATCCGCGGAAATCACTCTCAAACTGAAGCGATTCGCGAATCTTTCCCCGGAATGGAAAACGGCCAACACTCATCTGCACCTGATGAAGCTCAGCCGCGAGGAGTGCGACCGCTATCTGCAGCAGATCCCCGCTGCGGATCGACTGGACCTCGTATTCGTCTCCTATCTGGAACGCGCGATTGCCGACAAGACCTACATTTCAAATCGCTACTCCCAACAGGATCTGCAGGAATTATCCCGGTCAGCCGGAGTGCAGTTTGGCTGGGGAGAGGAGCATCGTCACAACAGCACCGGCTACGACGAGGGATACGGGCACGTGATGCTGCTCGATATCCAGCGGTTGATTCAGCCCGTGAGTATTGGTCCCGGGATTATGAAACAGGGGACGGATGGCATTCCGCTGGCACGGGGAATTCGCTCGGCACTGGCTGACCAGGCGACCGTTGTCTGGTGCCATAATGCCTGGGGACTGGAATCGACGCCGAATTTCCTGGCAGGCCGCGTGCATGCACTCAACATCTTTGATGGAGGGACACGCAGTACCTACGAAGACAGCTTCTATCGCTATCTGAACGCAGGCTGCCAGGTTCCTTTTTCCACCGGCACGGACTGGTTCCAATATGATTTCTCACGCGTCTACGCTCGCCTGCAGGAGCCTGTCACTCCGGCCTCGTGGCTGGAGAGCCTGAGGTCAGGGCGAACCTTCATTACCAATGGCCCCCTGCTCGATCTGCATATCAACGGGAAATCGGTCGGCGATCAGCTTGAACTCTCACCGGGACAGAATCGTGTGACAATTCAGGCCACGGGACGGGGACGGCTTGATTTCCAGAAGCTGGAACTGATTCACAACGGCAAAGTCATCCAGACCCAGAGTACAAAACCCGTTGGAAAACACTTCGAGGCACGCCTCGACTTGAATCTGGAAATTGACGAACCGGGGTGGATCGCAGTTCGTACTCCTTCCCCCTCTGTTCCCCAGGATCCTCAGCGGCAACAACAGACGCCCCTCAATGAATATGGGCGAGAGCTGTTTGCCCATACCAGCCCGATTTATCTGAAATGGAACGGACAAGCACACTTTGATCTGACACAGGCCAGAGCGTTTCTGACAGAGATGCAGCAGAACCGGAAAAAAATCGCCAGTCAGTTTCTTTTCGCTGATCCGCAGGAACGGGCGGCTGTGCTGGATGTGTATTCGGACGCCATCGAGGGACTGCAAAACAGACTCAATTCCCCCTAA
- a CDS encoding DUF1559 domain-containing protein has translation MRKASNTRRGFTLIELLVVIAIIAILIALLLPAVQQAREAARRSQCKNNLKQIGLALHNYHETHGLFPSGWIGVQPGVGPNVEYGSGWGWGTMILPYLDQSPLYNQINFNLAINDPAQTPGVIDISLSVYRCPSDPAPQTFELEEEGSPGTVLATLATGNYIGVFGDEELDSCDSVPAGSTCKSTGVFYQNSNTRFRDITDGTSQTVFVGERKTDADQGWYSTWVGVVPEGEETFARPLGATDHPPNDPAAHFDDFSSHHTGGAQFLFGDGRVRFISENIDEGVYRSLSSIRGGEITNYE, from the coding sequence ATGCGAAAAGCCAGTAACACCCGCCGCGGCTTTACCTTGATTGAACTGCTGGTGGTGATCGCCATTATTGCCATCCTGATCGCCCTGCTTCTCCCTGCTGTGCAACAGGCCCGCGAAGCGGCCCGCCGCAGCCAGTGTAAGAATAATCTGAAGCAGATCGGACTGGCCCTGCACAATTATCACGAAACCCATGGACTGTTTCCTTCCGGCTGGATTGGAGTTCAGCCTGGGGTGGGCCCCAATGTCGAATATGGCAGTGGCTGGGGCTGGGGGACAATGATCCTGCCTTATCTCGATCAAAGCCCGCTGTATAATCAGATTAACTTTAATCTGGCGATTAACGATCCCGCTCAAACCCCTGGCGTCATTGATATCTCACTCTCTGTCTATCGCTGTCCCTCTGATCCCGCCCCGCAAACTTTCGAACTGGAGGAAGAAGGCAGTCCCGGGACTGTGCTCGCAACACTCGCTACGGGAAACTACATCGGTGTCTTTGGTGATGAGGAACTCGACAGCTGCGACTCTGTTCCCGCTGGTTCCACCTGTAAAAGCACAGGCGTATTCTATCAGAACAGTAATACCCGCTTCCGCGACATCACTGACGGGACTTCGCAGACCGTGTTTGTCGGCGAACGCAAAACGGATGCCGATCAGGGCTGGTACTCCACCTGGGTAGGCGTCGTTCCCGAGGGTGAAGAGACCTTTGCCCGTCCGCTGGGAGCCACCGACCATCCCCCGAATGATCCTGCAGCCCACTTTGACGATTTCAGCAGCCATCACACAGGCGGAGCCCAGTTCCTGTTTGGAGACGGCCGCGTACGCTTCATCTCAGAAAATATCGATGAAGGCGTCTATCGATCACTCTCCAGCATCCGCGGCGGTGAGATCACCAACTACGAATAA
- a CDS encoding phytoene/squalene synthase family protein produces MTTTLENSYAYCQQLAKQTAGNFYYSFLALRKEQFQAMCVLYAYMRLVDDLGDSPELSLEERGAALTHWRQELQRALDPQPQDQSEEFHPCLPAVVDMIQRYEIPVHYFFDVITGVESDLQPVTFQTFDDLADYCYHVAGVVGLCCIHIWGFHDDRAVEASIDCGLAFQLTNILRDLAEDADLGRVYLPQEDLHRFAYSQSDIQARVYDQRFRELMQFEVDRARLYYQNSERLFEYISPEGRRILKAMHQIYGGILNEIERLDYQVYTTRAGLPRWRKLLIAGEALIASRWFSGRAAR; encoded by the coding sequence ATGACGACTACCCTGGAAAATTCCTATGCCTACTGCCAGCAACTGGCAAAACAGACAGCGGGGAATTTCTATTATTCGTTTCTGGCGCTTCGCAAAGAACAGTTCCAGGCGATGTGTGTCTTGTACGCCTATATGCGGCTGGTCGATGATCTGGGCGACAGTCCGGAACTCTCGCTCGAAGAACGAGGAGCCGCTCTGACACATTGGCGTCAGGAATTACAACGTGCATTGGATCCGCAGCCACAGGATCAGAGTGAGGAGTTTCATCCCTGCCTGCCAGCTGTCGTCGACATGATCCAGCGGTATGAGATTCCCGTCCACTATTTTTTTGACGTGATCACAGGCGTGGAATCCGATCTGCAACCGGTTACTTTCCAGACCTTTGATGATCTGGCGGATTACTGTTATCACGTGGCGGGAGTCGTCGGATTGTGCTGTATTCACATCTGGGGATTTCACGATGATCGTGCTGTGGAGGCCAGCATCGATTGTGGTCTGGCATTTCAGTTGACCAATATTCTCAGAGACCTTGCGGAAGATGCTGACCTGGGACGTGTCTATCTGCCTCAGGAAGATCTGCACCGCTTCGCTTACAGTCAGTCTGATATTCAGGCCCGTGTGTATGACCAGCGTTTTCGCGAGCTGATGCAGTTCGAGGTGGATCGGGCCCGCCTTTATTATCAGAATTCAGAACGACTGTTTGAATATATTTCACCCGAGGGACGACGCATTCTCAAAGCCATGCATCAGATCTACGGTGGCATTCTCAACGAAATTGAGAGACTCGATTATCAGGTCTATACCACCCGGGCCGGGCTTCCCCGCTGGAGGAAGCTGCTGATCGCCGGCGAAGCACTGATCGCGTCCCGCTGGTTCTCCGGACGGGCGGCTCGCTGA
- the sppA gene encoding signal peptide peptidase SppA, with protein sequence MTDPKPTGEAPRPESDPHQGPPPPPKPPRRNWLARILLLLLLVSVLFNLGFYAMYQEFFASSDGPSEQFESGDQFAEQKIAIISISGTIMPPFTERILRAIEQADKDDQVKAVLLEVDSPGGLVADSHQIYHRLVELREKKPIAVSMKRMAASGGYYVSMGAGTDGVIFAEPTTWTGSLGVIIPRFDLSGLADKVGIVSDPLKTGEFKDALNPFRNMTKREREVWDHILDESYQRFINIIADNRKDLDYDQVKKLATGQIYTATDAKANGLIDEIGYQEDAIAYLQKKTGFEKVRVIRYTHPASLADILLSTAEAGQVENRKQALLESTVPRAMYYTSWLGDVPGLQ encoded by the coding sequence ATGACAGACCCAAAGCCCACAGGAGAGGCTCCCCGGCCGGAATCCGATCCGCATCAGGGGCCTCCACCACCGCCTAAACCTCCCCGCAGGAATTGGCTGGCTCGGATTCTGTTGCTGCTGTTACTGGTGTCCGTCCTGTTTAACCTGGGTTTCTACGCCATGTACCAGGAGTTCTTCGCCTCCAGCGATGGACCTTCTGAGCAGTTTGAGAGCGGCGATCAGTTCGCTGAGCAGAAAATCGCCATCATTTCCATTTCGGGGACGATCATGCCGCCGTTCACGGAACGGATTCTCAGAGCAATCGAACAGGCTGACAAAGACGACCAGGTCAAAGCCGTGCTGCTTGAAGTCGACAGCCCCGGCGGTCTGGTCGCAGACAGCCATCAGATTTATCATCGCCTGGTCGAACTGCGCGAAAAGAAGCCGATTGCGGTTTCGATGAAACGGATGGCTGCTTCCGGTGGATATTATGTCTCCATGGGGGCCGGAACCGACGGAGTAATTTTTGCCGAGCCGACCACCTGGACGGGATCTTTAGGTGTGATCATTCCCCGCTTCGATTTAAGTGGCCTGGCAGATAAGGTAGGCATCGTTTCCGATCCGCTGAAAACGGGAGAGTTCAAAGATGCGTTGAATCCGTTCCGGAACATGACCAAACGGGAACGGGAAGTCTGGGATCATATTCTGGATGAGTCGTATCAGCGATTCATCAACATCATTGCCGACAACCGTAAAGATCTGGATTATGACCAGGTTAAGAAACTCGCGACCGGGCAGATTTATACCGCCACCGATGCCAAAGCGAATGGCCTGATCGATGAAATCGGCTATCAGGAAGATGCGATTGCCTATTTGCAGAAAAAAACGGGATTCGAGAAAGTTCGTGTGATACGATACACGCATCCGGCTTCGCTGGCAGATATTCTGCTCAGCACTGCTGAAGCGGGGCAGGTGGAAAACCGTAAACAGGCGCTGCTCGAATCCACCGTACCCCGGGCGATGTATTATACCTCCTGGCTCGGAGATGTACCGGGGCTGCAGTAA
- a CDS encoding tetratricopeptide repeat protein — MFAQQEPVSTPPPDPYLNDPALYGAPSPLWSFMESVIGIVVMVFWIWMLIDCLRKDPDRFLWFWVILFFPPFGALIYFFLRWLPSNQFQLPEFARPFFRQRRLNELETAAMQIGNPYQFVRWGDALKDAGINQKSLEAYQQALAKEPDNLQALWGAAQIEMKFKEFETAQQRCKQILEADPEYKFGDVSLMYCKTVCELDSAEQAREELARHAKRWRQPEALYLLATLEAEAGDHQAARKTLQGMLLDINASPRGIARKFVRWKSKARRLLKRLPRS; from the coding sequence ATGTTTGCCCAACAAGAACCTGTATCCACACCTCCACCGGACCCCTATCTAAACGATCCGGCTTTGTATGGAGCTCCTTCGCCTCTCTGGTCATTCATGGAGAGCGTGATTGGCATCGTTGTAATGGTGTTCTGGATCTGGATGCTGATCGACTGTCTGCGCAAGGATCCGGATCGGTTCTTGTGGTTCTGGGTGATCCTGTTCTTTCCCCCTTTTGGCGCACTGATCTATTTCTTCCTGCGCTGGTTACCTTCAAATCAGTTCCAGCTGCCGGAATTTGCCCGGCCTTTTTTTCGGCAACGACGGCTGAATGAACTGGAAACGGCTGCCATGCAGATTGGGAACCCGTACCAGTTTGTCCGCTGGGGGGACGCCCTGAAAGACGCTGGCATCAACCAAAAAAGTCTGGAAGCCTATCAACAGGCACTCGCAAAAGAACCCGATAACCTGCAGGCTTTGTGGGGCGCAGCACAAATCGAGATGAAGTTCAAAGAATTCGAAACAGCCCAGCAGCGCTGTAAACAGATTCTGGAGGCGGACCCCGAATACAAGTTCGGCGATGTCTCGCTCATGTACTGTAAAACCGTTTGTGAGCTGGACTCTGCAGAGCAGGCACGTGAGGAACTGGCCCGACATGCCAAACGCTGGCGTCAGCCTGAGGCACTTTATCTGCTGGCTACACTTGAAGCAGAAGCCGGCGATCATCAGGCCGCCCGCAAGACACTGCAGGGCATGCTGCTGGATATTAATGCCAGTCCCCGCGGTATCGCACGGAAATTTGTCCGCTGGAAAAGTAAGGCCCGCCGCCTGCTCAAACGCCTGCCGCGATCTTGA
- a CDS encoding alpha/beta hydrolase, translating to MMYPNHILRTSLAALVSVILFSIPVQGQQQKKKRKPFQWVNELKQEIPGVKHATFRSPSMNVDVGYCIYLPPQYRNAENKMKRFPVVYYLHGGRPGSEIKSVKLAQYIDKQISAGKVDPMIYVFVNGGPVSHYNLPDRKHAMGADVFVKELIPHIDATYRTIADRKGRAIEGFSQGGRGTTRIMFKHPELFCSAAPGGAGQATEKRISENNGRESENLIFVPGDNTYDLARKYAKDPQPPLRILIHVGTKGFNYENNLAYMEFLKSLKIPFETLIVPDVPHSAQQIYQKEGLKLMQFHAENFRQAAQQKS from the coding sequence ATGATGTACCCGAACCATATTCTGCGCACCAGCCTGGCAGCTCTTGTTTCCGTCATCCTGTTCTCGATTCCCGTCCAGGGACAACAACAGAAAAAGAAACGAAAACCCTTCCAATGGGTGAATGAACTGAAACAGGAAATCCCCGGGGTCAAGCATGCCACGTTTCGCAGCCCGTCGATGAATGTGGACGTTGGCTACTGCATCTACCTGCCTCCGCAGTACCGGAACGCCGAAAATAAAATGAAACGTTTTCCCGTAGTCTACTATCTGCATGGTGGTCGTCCTGGTAGTGAAATCAAAAGCGTGAAACTGGCTCAGTATATCGATAAGCAAATCTCTGCAGGCAAGGTCGATCCCATGATCTATGTCTTCGTTAACGGGGGACCGGTGAGTCATTACAACCTGCCAGACCGTAAGCACGCCATGGGGGCAGACGTCTTCGTCAAAGAACTGATTCCGCATATCGATGCCACCTATCGCACCATTGCCGATCGCAAAGGCCGTGCGATTGAAGGATTTTCCCAGGGAGGCCGGGGAACGACACGTATCATGTTCAAACATCCGGAACTCTTCTGTTCCGCAGCACCGGGCGGTGCTGGCCAGGCGACGGAAAAACGGATCTCAGAGAACAATGGGCGCGAAAGTGAGAACCTGATCTTTGTCCCTGGGGATAACACTTATGATCTGGCCCGTAAATATGCAAAGGATCCTCAGCCCCCACTGCGAATTTTGATTCACGTTGGTACAAAGGGCTTCAATTACGAGAATAATCTCGCCTACATGGAATTTCTAAAATCGCTCAAGATCCCGTTCGAGACATTGATCGTACCTGACGTTCCTCACAGTGCGCAGCAGATCTATCAGAAGGAAGGTCTGAAACTGATGCAGTTCCATGCGGAGAATTTTCGTCAGGCAGCACAGCAGAAGTCCTGA
- a CDS encoding UbiD family decarboxylase, with the protein MGYRGLRECVNDLERTGQLIRIEQEIDANLEAAEIQRRVYQAGGPAVYFANVRGCRFPMVSNLFGTIDRTRYIFRDALRAVNHLVELKVDPTQFWKHPWRYRDVPFSLLHMLPRSCSRGPIMQNRIQLEDLPQLKSWPDDGGPFVTLPQVYTESPRRGGLMNSNLGMYRIQLAGNDYQPNRQIGLHYQIHRSIGVHHAEAIEKGEPLKVNVFVGGAPAMTLSAVMPLPEGLSELTFAGALSKRAIRMVRNPGGLPIYADADFCISGWVDPEQLLPEGPFGDHLGYYSLKHPFPVMNVEAVYHRKDAIWPFTVVGRPPQEDTAFGAIIHEITGPAIPSVIPGVHQVHAVDAAGVHPLLLAVGSERYTPYDQQRKPQEILTNANAILGQGQLSLAKYLMIVAREDNPELDAEEIDDFLSHLLERIDWRRDLHFQTCTTIDTLDYSGTGFNMGSKVVMAAAGPVSRELATEIPGDFSLPDGFTAPRLCHPGILAVHAPRFVEGNQDLRQFCAALDASHPLNRFPLVVLVDDSDFTAASLNNFLWTVFTRSNPASDIDGIDAFTEQKHWGCRGALVIDARIKPHHAPPLIEDPEITRRVDQLGAPDGPLHGII; encoded by the coding sequence ATGGGATACCGCGGACTGCGTGAATGCGTCAATGACCTCGAACGGACGGGGCAACTGATTCGAATCGAGCAGGAAATCGATGCCAACCTGGAAGCAGCGGAAATCCAGCGCCGCGTTTACCAGGCAGGTGGACCTGCGGTTTACTTTGCAAATGTGCGCGGCTGCCGTTTCCCGATGGTCAGCAATCTGTTTGGTACCATTGATCGCACCCGCTATATTTTTCGCGATGCACTCCGCGCCGTGAATCATCTGGTCGAACTCAAGGTCGACCCCACCCAGTTCTGGAAACATCCATGGCGATATCGTGACGTTCCCTTTTCCTTGCTGCATATGCTGCCTCGCAGTTGTTCGCGAGGCCCGATCATGCAGAACCGGATTCAACTTGAAGACCTGCCGCAACTCAAAAGCTGGCCTGATGACGGTGGCCCGTTTGTCACTCTGCCCCAGGTTTATACAGAATCCCCGCGTCGCGGTGGACTGATGAATTCCAACCTCGGCATGTACCGTATTCAACTGGCCGGAAATGACTATCAACCGAACCGTCAGATCGGCCTGCATTACCAGATTCATCGCAGCATCGGCGTGCATCATGCGGAGGCGATCGAGAAAGGTGAGCCCCTCAAAGTGAATGTATTTGTCGGCGGTGCTCCTGCAATGACACTCTCTGCTGTCATGCCTTTACCCGAAGGACTCTCCGAGCTTACCTTTGCCGGCGCCCTGAGTAAACGGGCGATTCGCATGGTCCGTAATCCGGGGGGACTACCAATTTATGCGGACGCTGATTTCTGTATTTCCGGCTGGGTCGATCCCGAACAGTTGCTGCCCGAAGGTCCATTTGGAGACCACCTGGGTTACTATAGTCTCAAGCATCCTTTTCCGGTGATGAATGTAGAAGCAGTCTATCATCGTAAAGACGCGATCTGGCCTTTCACTGTGGTGGGTCGTCCTCCCCAGGAAGATACTGCTTTTGGCGCGATCATTCATGAAATCACCGGGCCAGCAATACCCTCGGTGATTCCGGGTGTGCATCAGGTACACGCTGTAGATGCGGCCGGCGTGCATCCCCTGTTACTCGCGGTGGGCAGCGAACGCTATACCCCCTACGATCAACAGCGCAAACCCCAGGAAATTCTGACGAACGCCAATGCGATTCTGGGACAGGGGCAATTGAGCCTGGCGAAATACCTGATGATCGTCGCCCGCGAAGACAATCCGGAACTGGATGCGGAAGAGATTGACGACTTCCTCTCGCATCTGCTGGAGCGGATTGACTGGCGGAGGGATCTGCATTTCCAGACCTGCACCACCATCGACACGCTCGATTATTCCGGCACCGGCTTTAACATGGGCTCCAAGGTCGTCATGGCTGCGGCAGGACCTGTGTCGCGTGAACTGGCTACCGAAATTCCCGGAGACTTCTCCCTGCCGGACGGGTTTACCGCACCACGTCTGTGTCATCCCGGAATTCTGGCGGTTCATGCCCCCCGTTTTGTAGAAGGGAACCAGGACCTGAGACAGTTCTGTGCAGCTCTGGATGCCTCCCATCCGTTGAACCGCTTCCCGCTGGTTGTGCTTGTCGATGACAGCGATTTCACTGCAGCCAGTCTGAATAATTTCCTGTGGACCGTCTTCACCCGCTCCAATCCTGCATCTGATATTGATGGGATTGACGCCTTCACCGAGCAGAAGCACTGGGGATGTCGAGGTGCGCTCGTCATTGATGCCCGTATTAAACCGCATCATGCCCCTCCCCTGATCGAAGATCCCGAGATCACCCGGCGCGTCGATCAGTTGGGAGCGCCCGACGGTCCGCTGCACGGAATCATCTAA